CAGAAGATGTAAATCCTAAAACAGGATCATGACCGGTTTGCCCTGCTCCGCCATCTCCCCAACACCAAAGAGTACCGTTGGTTTTAAGGGCTAAAAAATGCCCCCCTCCTCCTGCTACTTTGTCCCAATCGGTATCTGTAGTGACGGTTAATGGTTTAGGCACATTAAAAGTAGAAACATCGCTACCGCCAAACACATAACAACTGTTGCTGCCCCAGCCCCAAAGGGTCCCGTCGGTTTTAATCCCTACACTAGAGTTACAACCCGAAGTAGCCATGGTTTTCCAGTTACTAGCAGTGCCAATTTGTACAAAAGAGTAAACGTAGTTAGCCGCAGCACTTCCTAGCCCTAACTGGTTGTACACGTTTTGCCCGCTACCCCACAGGGTGCCGTTTTGTCTCAGGGCTATGGTAAATGAGCTGGCAGCCGAAATGGCTTCCCAGTTGGTGGCAGTGCCAACCTTTGTAAAGGTCAGATATTCATTACCACTGGTGCTCAGCCCCAATTGACCATAACTATTTAAACCGGTAGCCCAAAGGGTACCATCAGTTTTAATGACAAAACTATTAGAATCACCTGCTTTATAGCTCTGCCAGTTGGCGGTGTTGGTCAGTTGCAATGGCACATAAGAATCTTCGCCCGTGCCGTTGCCAAAATAGCCTCCTTGGTTGTATCCCCACCCCCAATAGCTGCCATCCGTCTTTTTGCCAAGCACATGAACAAAGCCACTGGAGATACTGCTAAAGCATTGGGCGTATATAGTAGACCCTAAACCTAAGAACAAGGCTATATAAAGTATTGTTTTTTTCATAATCATTAGCGAGTTTAAACTTTATTCCAATCCCCTCCCTATCGGAAGGGGAAGAATAAAGCATTAAAGATAAAAATTTTATTCGATAACCAATTTCTGTTGGCTAACCAGCCCGTCTTTAGAACGCACCACTACTATGTATACCCCGCTTGGGTAACCGTCGGTGGCAATATTCCATTCCCCTTCGGTTTCCTGAGTATGGTAAGTAGCCACTATTCTACCGGTTAAATCATAAATACTAATAGCAACAGCACTACCAAAGTCTTTATACTGCACAGCAACCTGTGTTTTGGCAGGGTTAGGCACTATGACTAAGCTGCCATGAGTTGGTGCCGAAACCAGTTTAGTCTGCCCTACCCCCTCGCAAGTAGGCAAATCAAGGGTAAAGTCATAAGTGCATGGTTTATCATCATCAGTAGTGGAAAGCAGTAAGTGAATAATTCCCCCTGAAAAATTGGGTCCTACCGGAATCATTACAAAAGGGTAGATGTGCGCCCCTGCATTGAGCATAAAACTAGTAGGCACCACCACCACATCGTTATTAGAAGCGGTTAGGGTTACTGCCCCAGCCAAAACAGAATCTATTTTTATATAAACATTAAACGAGCATATTGGGCCATCTATTCTTCCTATTTCGAGGATATCTACCGACTTAATATCGCATTTTTCACAAAGATTAGCCACATAATCCAGTGGTTTGCTGGTAAAAGCACATCCGCCGGCATTTAACACTAAATTATAAGTACCGCTGGCGCTTACCGGCATTGGTGGTGTAAAACCGGTCCCCTCTCCCAGTACTTCATTATTAAACAGCCATGTCCATTGGTCTACCGGCTGGCTGGGACCGATAAGGGTACCCTGCCCTTCTCTGACGCAGGTGGTTTGACAACCCGAAGGGAAGACCCACATAAAATCATCGGGTTTTTTAGGCACATCAATCTGTTCAACACTACTGCACCCGTCAACGGTAATACGCACCTGATAAGGCCCGCCGTCGGTAACGGTTTGGGTGGCACCACTCACACCATTGCTCCAAGTAAACTGCCCGTCAACTTCAGACGTGGCCGACAGGTTGATATGATAATACGGTAATGACTCAACCTGACCGGGGCATATCACTTCTTGCGAAATAACCGGTGCCGGTGGTGAGCTTTTCACGGTTACCATTTGTGATACCGAAGCCCTACACCCCTGACTTGAAATAGCCGTGGCCATCACGGTATAATTCCCGGCAGCCAACCCACTCAGTTGCAAATAAGGGTTGTCTTGATAGGTGGGAAGTGGTCTGTTTTCTTGGTCGTATAGTATGCTCCAATTTAGCTGCGTAGTATTGGCCGTAGCATGAACCGTAAAGGCATCGCTGTCACATACTACTGTTGGGCCATCCAGTTTAACGCTTGGCAACGGATAAAACACCGGCATAATGCGGTTGGGGGTATCGTATTTACAATCATTTTTAGCCACCTTAACCCAATAAAACCCGGGCTTAGTTACTGTTATGGTAGGAGTGTTGCCTACCAAAGGAACAGGGGTTTGTCCGTTCATCCAAGTATAGGTTAACGGATTACAATCGTCAATATTAGGAGCCGTAGTACCGGGTTGGTAGCTCAGCGTTACAGGAGTACCCGTACAAACTCTTGGATTTTCCGGAGCACTGGTTACGGTACCGTTAAAACATTTTTTGGGTATGGTAACCGTTACACTTTTATTCAAAACGCAACCGATAGCATTGGTAATGGCCACCGTAACCGTTTTGTTGCCGTCACTGCTAAAAACACGCTGGGTTTCATAGAGCGTGCTTTGGGCACCCGGTTCAAAGGTCCACAGATAACTACTAGTTGAAATTGAAGGCAAATCAAGTTTAAACGTTACAGCCGTATCATGGCAATTCACCGGATTGGGGGTAACTGTTATATTCTGATCGGGTAAGGTGGTCAGCGCCATGTTAATTATTCTTTGGCAAGTAGGCTGTGCAGTGTTTGCCGGATATTCTCCGTTGGCAATTACTTTTATTTGGTAAGTGCCTGCCGCAAGATTATTAATAGTAGAACCGCTTACGGTAGTCCAACTACCGGTATTGCCCAGACGGTATTCGTAGGTAATGGTGGGGCTGGTTACCAAGGCAAAAAAACTGGTTTTATCAACCAAAGTCACATTAAAGCTATTGTTGCCATTACAAACCGCATTATATGCCACATCCGGTATATAAGGAACCAGTACTGTTTTAGGCTCTGCAAAAGGGCAAAATTCACCCTCGGCATTAAGATAGTACCCCACACAATACGTATGAAACTCTCCCGGTTTCGAAGGGATAAAAGTAGTGCCGGTATACCCGGTTAAATTCACATTAGGAGGGCCAACAATAGTCCAGTCTATGTGATCCGAATTACCTGAAGCGGTTCCTACCAGGTTGATAAAGCCTCCGTTTTGACCACAATCGTAGGCAGAAGAATTTGTGATTTCATGACTTCCTTCATAGATACACGCTTCCTCATCGCAATGTTGTCTGATGATTATAGCGTTAGAGTTGGTCTTACACTGTAAACTGTTAGTAACTGTAAAGTAGTAATTCCCAAATCCCATTGCCGGTGTAATTGTTAACGTTGTACCCGTTTGCCCTGTTAACAATGTTGAACCGTTATACCACTGGTAGGTATTACTTGGGTCAATAGAAGACGCCACGGTTAAAGTAGCTGCGATAGCGGATTGCAAACAAAAGGCATTGGCTTCGGTACTCAAAGATGCTGCTGCCGGTGGACCCGGTAAAACTGTAACAGCTACACTAGCCGTATTAGTTGTTCCGACACAACCGTTAGGATTGGTGATAAACACCTTAACGACATGTCCAACATTGGCAACTGTGGTATTAGAATAAGCATAGTGGTTGTTACTAAGGCTAGCAGAAGTATTTCCGCCACCATAATTCCAAGTAGCCGATCCGGTGGTTATAGGCTGATTAGTAGCCTCATCCTTAACGGTGAAATAGATATCCTCTCCACTACAAACAGTTGTTGGGCTTGCTGACAGGATAATTTTCGGAACAGGTGTGATAGTAACCGGAATAGAAATTGTTACGCTTAAAGTACATTTAGTTATGGTTAAAAGCAAATTAGTTGTTGTCGCCACAGTAACATTATTCCAAAGTATTTTAGCTCCGGTATTGCCATCTTGCCCTTCGGTGATGCTCCCCAAAGCCGGATCTTCAATTCTCCAACTGTAACTTTCTCCTTGGTTATACGTTGAATTTGTATTGGTAAAATTGGCCCAATAGGTTTTATAGGTATTGGCACAAACTGTATCCGGGAGGTTATCATTAATTTGAGCATTAATTTCTTTGATAGGTACTGTGATTGAAAGTGGCGCCGAAGTACATGGAATTGGCGTTATGCTTTGAGTGCTGACGTTTATCACTGCCGGAGTAGCTCCATTAAAGCTAATTATCACTTCGTTACCAAAGGCAACTCCGTTCACAGCGCCTTCAATAGTACCATTAGTAACTGTCCAACGATACTGTATCAAAGGATTATCAGAGGCCTTGTAGCTATAAGGCGCATTAGGACATACTGCCAAAGTAGCTGCC
Above is a genomic segment from Flavobacterium phycosphaerae containing:
- a CDS encoding T9SS type A sorting domain-containing protein, which gives rise to MKQKLIQKILYAVVFGVLLFKAHSSFGQASGVSISWDREVGCQTYFTQEGDRKIYLENIAADQCLNVCEKSVVTYSLSGELGPEPNTQWVITGGTVITSTSTNCVVQWGAAGNGGITIVLSTPNGVINKTLCIERIIIPKASFNVNTVTGYVFNPDIPDAPQPPRPSEIYACANQTIYFENASTVNNGSELVSYFWDFGDGSSSTAFEPSHFYTEEGAYEVSLTVYNKCNCSAKFRRMVYVKSGGGFDIQCPGVVCEGETVTYSLPFDGKTICKDKYVWNSAGTIDQPIVNEQNGDATVTWNNIGTDGFGYLTFVPTECELKCLLPTTIKIPVITTRGTIHGDTSICAKSQAIYSLPQWPSTEFHWSILEDPTETNVTMILNDQRNQVILFPQQPGIYTLLVTYENTLLHCGGTARLEIKVNEPVEFEGPTLLCQNSTASYHTSNGQQTTWILKNSNGATVGVSNPSPAESFSYTFTTPGNYSLSVGASGTCPAQQKNISVLPLPAPPTAPAITVLDPESLADDPYVPAATLAVCPNAPYSYKASDNPLIQYRWTVTNGTIEGAVNGVAFGNEVIISFNGATPAVINVSTQSITPIPCTSAPLSITVPIKEINAQINDNLPDTVCANTYKTYWANFTNTNSTYNQGESYSWRIEDPALGSITEGQDGNTGAKILWNNVTVATTTNLLLTITKCTLSVTISIPVTITPVPKIILSASPTTVCSGEDIYFTVKDEATNQPITTGSATWNYGGGNTSASLSNNHYAYSNTTVANVGHVVKVFITNPNGCVGTTNTASVAVTVLPGPPAAASLSTEANAFCLQSAIAATLTVASSIDPSNTYQWYNGSTLLTGQTGTTLTITPAMGFGNYYFTVTNSLQCKTNSNAIIIRQHCDEEACIYEGSHEITNSSAYDCGQNGGFINLVGTASGNSDHIDWTIVGPPNVNLTGYTGTTFIPSKPGEFHTYCVGYYLNAEGEFCPFAEPKTVLVPYIPDVAYNAVCNGNNSFNVTLVDKTSFFALVTSPTITYEYRLGNTGSWTTVSGSTINNLAAGTYQIKVIANGEYPANTAQPTCQRIINMALTTLPDQNITVTPNPVNCHDTAVTFKLDLPSISTSSYLWTFEPGAQSTLYETQRVFSSDGNKTVTVAITNAIGCVLNKSVTVTIPKKCFNGTVTSAPENPRVCTGTPVTLSYQPGTTAPNIDDCNPLTYTWMNGQTPVPLVGNTPTITVTKPGFYWVKVAKNDCKYDTPNRIMPVFYPLPSVKLDGPTVVCDSDAFTVHATANTTQLNWSILYDQENRPLPTYQDNPYLQLSGLAAGNYTVMATAISSQGCRASVSQMVTVKSSPPAPVISQEVICPGQVESLPYYHINLSATSEVDGQFTWSNGVSGATQTVTDGGPYQVRITVDGCSSVEQIDVPKKPDDFMWVFPSGCQTTCVREGQGTLIGPSQPVDQWTWLFNNEVLGEGTGFTPPMPVSASGTYNLVLNAGGCAFTSKPLDYVANLCEKCDIKSVDILEIGRIDGPICSFNVYIKIDSVLAGAVTLTASNNDVVVVPTSFMLNAGAHIYPFVMIPVGPNFSGGIIHLLLSTTDDDKPCTYDFTLDLPTCEGVGQTKLVSAPTHGSLVIVPNPAKTQVAVQYKDFGSAVAISIYDLTGRIVATYHTQETEGEWNIATDGYPSGVYIVVVRSKDGLVSQQKLVIE
- a CDS encoding T9SS type A sorting domain-containing protein, yielding MKKTILYIALFLGLGSTIYAQCFSSISSGFVHVLGKKTDGSYWGWGYNQGGYFGNGTGEDSYVPLQLTNTANWQSYKAGDSNSFVIKTDGTLWATGLNSYGQLGLSTSGNEYLTFTKVGTATNWEAISAASSFTIALRQNGTLWGSGQNVYNQLGLGSAAANYVYSFVQIGTASNWKTMATSGCNSSVGIKTDGTLWGWGSNSCYVFGGSDVSTFNVPKPLTVTTDTDWDKVAGGGGHFLALKTNGTLWCWGDGGAGQTGHDPVLGFTSSELNQIPGSWKAMAGGSRYSMGIKTDGTLWQWGNNNITEINPSATNYSYIPVQLGTATNWESISCGNYHAVALRSDGSLWSWGRNVFGELGNGTTTPQAAPTQLVIAGCALGTEEFTAEPRFTISPSPAQQDIAVTYNGTQRVDNIIIYDLSGKQVYTLEAMGNTNFSSSFNIGQLAAGSYILALQQAGKTVVSKRFVKQ